The DNA window GTCGTCGAAGAGGCGGGCGATCATGCCGAGCACGACCGCCGACGCGAGCGCACCACCGACGCCCTGGAGGAAGCGGGCGCCGACCAGGAGCTCAGGACCGGGGGCGATGCCGCACAGCGCCGAGGCGGCGGTGAAGACGGCCAGCCCGGCGAGGAACACCCGTCGCGCGCCGACCAGGTCGGAGAGCCGACCGGCCGGGAGGAGCAGCAGGGCGAACGCGACGAAGAACGCGTTGACGACCCACGCCAGTCCGGTGCCGGAGAACCCGAGGTCGGCGCGGATCGTCGGCAGCGCGACGTTCACGATCGTGCCGTCGAGGATCACCATCAGCTGGGTGGCAGTGAGCGCGGCGAGCGCCCAGGTGCGTGAGCGGGATGAGTCGGTCATAGAAACGACCGTAGCAAATCGTCCCGTATAAAACCATTCTTTGCAGACCTATGCCGGTGCGGAAGGAACTCTGCGGCGTCGTTGCGGTGCGGTGTGGGAGGGCGTCGAGAGCACGCCCTGGGTGAGGAGCTCCAGCGCGTCGACCAGGGCGGCCCGCCGGACCTCGCTGAGCTCGCCCAGCACCCGATCGATGAGCTCCCCCGCGACAGCGTGCGCCTGGTGCAGCACCCGCCGCCCCTCGGGGGTCAGCCCCACCACCCGCGCCCGGCGGTCCGTGGACGACACCCGCCGCTCGGCGTACCCAGCCCGCTCCAGCGCGTCGAGGGTGACGACCATGGTGGTCTTGTCGAGGCCCGCCAGCTCGGCGATCTCGGTCTGCGACCGCTCCTCGTCCTCGGCCTTCCAGAGCACGCAGTACTCGCGCACGGTGACGCCGACGCCGTCGAGGGCGGCGCCGAGCTGGGCGGCGAGGGCGTACGCGGCCTGGTTCAGCAGGAACGACAGGTCGACGGGAGGCGGGGTGGAGGACGGGCGGGGCATGGTTCGACTGTAGCCAGAACCTTCCGATGCGGGACGATCTGTCAACAGACCATCCCGGCAGAACAGGTCAGCGGTGGAACCGGGCGGCGGTCTCGCCCGCGAGCACGTCGTCGATCCGCCGCAGCAGCCAGTCGGTCATCGGCGGCAGGGCGTCGACCGGCCACCACCGCACCTCGACGTTCTCGTCGTCGGCCACCCGCGCCTCTCCCGAGACCCACGCGCAGTCGAAGGTGAGGTCGAGGTAGACCCCGAGGTCACCGTTGCCGTGGACGACCTGCGGGCTGGCGCTGACGGCCGCCAGCCGGTCGACCGCGACGACGACGCCGGTCTCCTCGAGCGCCTCCCGGGCAGCCCCGACGGCGGGCTCCTCGCCCGGGTCCAGGATGCCGGTGATCGGCGCCCACTCGCCGTTGTCGGCACGCAGCGTCAGCAGGATCTCCGTGTCGGCGCCGCGGCCGCGCCGTACGACGGCGGTCACGGCGGGGAGCCAGAGCTCACGCGTGCCGACGAGCGCGCGCAGCTCGGCGACGAAGGGCGGAATGGGCATCAGGCGCTCAGTGCTCCCACCAGGGTCTCCTGCAGGTAGCCGACCCACTCGTAGATGTCGTGCGCCTGGGAGCGGGGGTCCTCCTCGGGCAGCGCGTCCCAGTAGGCCTCGTCGCCCTCCTCGACCCCGAGCCGGGTGGCGAGCGCGAGCCGCAGGTCGGTGAACGACCGCATCCAGGTCTCCGCGGTCGGCGCGTCGAGCTCGACGTCGATCATCAGGCCGTCCTCGGTCAGCTCCTGCGGGAGCCCGGCCTCCTCCAGCCCGTCGATGATCGCGATCGCGGCCGCCGCCTTGCCGTCGCGCAGGCCGCCCTCGGTGAACCGGCGGAACTCCGAGGCCGCCTCCTCGTCCTTGGGGTACGCCGTCGGGAAGAGGCGCGCGAGCACCGGGTCCTCCGGCTCCTGGGTCGGACCGGAGAAGTCCATCAGGGCCTCGAAGGGATCCACGTCGTCTCGTGGGACCGCGGCCTCGTTGCGCAGCAGCTCGACCAGCTGGCCCGCGAGGGAGCGCAGCAGGTCGGCCTCGAAACCGGAGAAGTTGGCGATGATGAGCTTGCTGCGGCGGTGTCGGTGGAACCCGGACATCAGTCCTGCTTGTCCATCGTCGCCCACAGCCCGTACTCGTGCATCGCCTGCACGTCGCGCTCCATCTCCTCGCGGCTGCCGTGGCTGACCACGGACTTGCCGTCCTCGTGGACCTCGATCATCAGCTTCTCCGCCTTCTTCTTGGAGTACCCGAAGTACTTCTGGAAGACGTAGGTCACGTAGGACATCAGGTTGACCGGATCGTTCCAGACGATCGTCACCCAGGGCTTGGCCGTCTGGACGATCTCGTCTGCTGTGGTGGTCGGTTCGACCCCGACGGGCGCGGTCACGTGCCCCATGTTGGCACACTGTCGGTCGTGGCTACTCCCCCGACGCAGGGCACCGCACTGTTGACCGATCACTACGAGCTGACGATGCTGCAGGCCGCCCTGCAGTCCGGCACCGCCCACCGGCGCTCGGTCTTCGAGCTCTTCCCCCGGCGGCTCCCCGAGGGCCGTCGGTACGGCGTCGTCGCCGGCGTCGGCCGGGCCCTCGACGCCATCGAGCGGTTCGCCTTCGACGCGCCGACCCTCGCCTTCCTGGAGGAGATCGTCGACGGTCCCACCCTGGAGTGGCTGGCGTCCTACCGCTTCTCCGGCGACGTGTGGGGCTACGGCGAGGGCGAGGCGTACTTCCCGTTCTCGCCGCTGCTGGTGGTCGAGTCGACCTTCGCCGAGGCGGTGCTGCTCGAGACCGTGCTGCTCTCGATCTACAACCACGACTCGGCGGTCGCCTCGGCCGCGTCGCGGATGACCCTGGCCGCCGGCGACCGGCCGTGCATCGAGATGGGCTCGCGTCGCACCCACGAGGAGGCGGCGGTCGCGGCCGCGCGGGCGGCGTACGTCGCCGGCTTCGCCGCGAGCTCCAACCTGGCCGCCCGGCAGCGGTACGGCGTACCGACGACCGGCACCAGCGCGCACAGCTTCACCCTGCTGCACGACTCCGAGGCCGACGCGTTCCGGGCGCAGGTCGACGCGCTCGGCAAGGACACGACCCTCCTGGTCGACACGTACGACGTGGCCGCGGCGGTGCGGCTGGCGGTCGAGACCGCCGGGCCCGGCCTCGGCGCCGTCCGCCTCGACTCGGGCGACCTCGCCGTCCTCGCCACCCAGGTCCGCGCCCAGCTCGACGCGCTCGGCGCGACCGGCACCCGCATCATCGTGACCAGCGACCTCGACGAGCACGCGATCGCAGCACTCGCTGCCGCACCGGTCGACGGGTACGGCGTCGGCACCGAGCTCGTCACCGGCAGCGGTCACCCGACGTGCGGGTTCGTCTACAAGCTGGTCGCCCACGAGTCCGCCTCGGGCGAGATGATGTCGGTGGCCAAGAAGAGCGTCGACAAGATCTCGGTCGGCGGGCGCAAGTACGCCCTGCGCCGGCGTACGGCGTCGGGAGTGGCGGAGGCCGAGGTCGTCGGGATCGGTCACCGCCCCGTCGACGACGGCGACGACCGCGCGCTGCTCGTGCCGCTGGTCCGGGACGGCGAGGTCGTCGGCCGTGAGTCGCTCGACGACGCCCGCGCACGGCACCTCGCCTCCCGGGCGGAGCTGCCGGTCGCCAGCCAGCAGATGTCGCGGGGCGAGCCGGTCATCCCGACCGTCCACGAGTGACCGCTAGCCTCGACCCATGAAGCACGCGCTGATCGTGACCGACGTGCAGAACGACTTCTGCGAGGGCGGTTCGCTGCCCGTCGCGGGCGGGGCGCGGGTGGCCGCCGACATCGGCGCGGTGCTGCGGGCGTGGGCGGCGAAGGGTGCCGGCGCCCCGGCGTACGACCACGTCGTCGCGACCAAGGACCACCACGTCGACCCGGGCAGCCACTGGTCGCGGGAGCCCGACTTCGCGGAGTCGTGGCCGGTGCACTGCCGGGTCGGCACGGACGGCGAGGCGTTCCACCCCAACCTCGACCCGCAGCCCTTCGACGCGATCTTCCTCAAGGGCGAGGAGGCGGCGGCGTACTCCGGCTTCGAGGGCCGCACCGTCGACGGCGTCGGGCTGACCGAGTGGCTGCGCGAGCACGGGGTGACGTCGGTGGACGTCTGCGGCATCGCGACCGACTACTGCGTGCGGGCGACGGCACTGGACGCCGCCGGGGCGGGCTTCAGCACCCGGCTGCTGAGCGACCTGTGCGCCGGTGTCGCGCCGGACACGAGCGAGGCGGCCCTGGCCGAGATGCGCGCCGCGGGAGTGACCGTTGTCTGAGCACCTCCAGGTCCGGCTCGCCGACGAGGTGCTGTGGCTGACCTTCGACCGGCCCGAGGTCCTCAACGCCGTCGACGGCGAGATGATGGTCGCGCTGGCCGAGCAGCTCGAGGGCGCCCGCGCCCGCGACGACGTACGCGTCGTGGTGATCACGGGCACCGGTGCCGGCTTCAGCGCCGGCGCCGACATGGCGTCGTTGCGGCTCGCGCCGGAGCACCCGGTCGAGACGATGGACGGTGCCAACCGGGTGATCCGGGCGGTCGTCGGGCTCGACAAGCCGGTCCTCGCGGCCGTCAACGGGATCGCCGCCGGGGTCGCCTGCTCGGCGGCGCTGGTCTCGGACATCATCGTGGCCGCCGAGTCCGCGGCCTTCCTGCTGCCCTTCACCCGCATCGGGCTGATGACCGACGGCGGCTCGTCGGCGACGGTGGCCGCCTCCATCGGCCGCGCCCGGGCCATGCGGATGGC is part of the Nocardioides conyzicola genome and encodes:
- a CDS encoding MarR family winged helix-turn-helix transcriptional regulator, with product MPRPSSTPPPVDLSFLLNQAAYALAAQLGAALDGVGVTVREYCVLWKAEDEERSQTEIAELAGLDKTTMVVTLDALERAGYAERRVSSTDRRARVVGLTPEGRRVLHQAHAVAGELIDRVLGELSEVRRAALVDALELLTQGVLSTPSHTAPQRRRRVPSAPA
- a CDS encoding NUDIX domain-containing protein, with translation MPIPPFVAELRALVGTRELWLPAVTAVVRRGRGADTEILLTLRADNGEWAPITGILDPGEEPAVGAAREALEETGVVVAVDRLAAVSASPQVVHGNGDLGVYLDLTFDCAWVSGEARVADDENVEVRWWPVDALPPMTDWLLRRIDDVLAGETAARFHR
- a CDS encoding DUF2017 domain-containing protein, which encodes MSGFHRHRRSKLIIANFSGFEADLLRSLAGQLVELLRNEAAVPRDDVDPFEALMDFSGPTQEPEDPVLARLFPTAYPKDEEAASEFRRFTEGGLRDGKAAAAIAIIDGLEEAGLPQELTEDGLMIDVELDAPTAETWMRSFTDLRLALATRLGVEEGDEAYWDALPEEDPRSQAHDIYEWVGYLQETLVGALSA
- the clpS gene encoding ATP-dependent Clp protease adapter ClpS, with amino-acid sequence MGHVTAPVGVEPTTTADEIVQTAKPWVTIVWNDPVNLMSYVTYVFQKYFGYSKKKAEKLMIEVHEDGKSVVSHGSREEMERDVQAMHEYGLWATMDKQD
- a CDS encoding nicotinate phosphoribosyltransferase, whose amino-acid sequence is MATPPTQGTALLTDHYELTMLQAALQSGTAHRRSVFELFPRRLPEGRRYGVVAGVGRALDAIERFAFDAPTLAFLEEIVDGPTLEWLASYRFSGDVWGYGEGEAYFPFSPLLVVESTFAEAVLLETVLLSIYNHDSAVASAASRMTLAAGDRPCIEMGSRRTHEEAAVAAARAAYVAGFAASSNLAARQRYGVPTTGTSAHSFTLLHDSEADAFRAQVDALGKDTTLLVDTYDVAAAVRLAVETAGPGLGAVRLDSGDLAVLATQVRAQLDALGATGTRIIVTSDLDEHAIAALAAAPVDGYGVGTELVTGSGHPTCGFVYKLVAHESASGEMMSVAKKSVDKISVGGRKYALRRRTASGVAEAEVVGIGHRPVDDGDDRALLVPLVRDGEVVGRESLDDARARHLASRAELPVASQQMSRGEPVIPTVHE
- a CDS encoding isochorismatase family protein, coding for MKHALIVTDVQNDFCEGGSLPVAGGARVAADIGAVLRAWAAKGAGAPAYDHVVATKDHHVDPGSHWSREPDFAESWPVHCRVGTDGEAFHPNLDPQPFDAIFLKGEEAAAYSGFEGRTVDGVGLTEWLREHGVTSVDVCGIATDYCVRATALDAAGAGFSTRLLSDLCAGVAPDTSEAALAEMRAAGVTVV
- a CDS encoding enoyl-CoA hydratase gives rise to the protein MSEHLQVRLADEVLWLTFDRPEVLNAVDGEMMVALAEQLEGARARDDVRVVVITGTGAGFSAGADMASLRLAPEHPVETMDGANRVIRAVVGLDKPVLAAVNGIAAGVACSAALVSDIIVAAESAAFLLPFTRIGLMTDGGSSATVAASIGRARAMRMALLGEPMPATEALACGLITHVATDDDFPDLVAKLARRLAAGPAIAQSGVKKAINAATLPHLEDALDREHTGQRALFRTHDFTEGLDAFAAGRKPVFRGE